The Magnetococcus sp. PR-3 DNA window TTTAACCTGTGTACCCAGTTGATGGTAAACACGGTGCACACTGCCTGCGACACGGCTGGCCAGTTGGCTACGGGTAACAGCCTCTGCGGAACCGCTAAACCGGATTTTTTCGGTAGCTGGTGCTGCTTTAAGGGTGGTAATGCCCACCAGGGAAGGGGGGCGTTTAGCACGTTTTCCCTTTTTGTCCGCCGCATGGGTCATGCTCATTGGCAGAAGGCAAAACACCAATAGAATGAGAAAAACCTGTCTAAAAGGGGGGGTACGCATGGTCTCTGTCACGGGCTGAATGCCCCTCTGATAAATAGGGAAGTGTAAAATAGGTTTGAGGAGGGGTAGAGGAGAGAAGTTCTCCATCAGCCACCATGTTTGATTAAAAAAATGCTCAAACAGGTTCTGCTTTTTAGACCGCGTGGCAGGCAAAGCAAAGAGAGCGGCCACCGGAGCAACGGTGTGGGTGGCCGCTCTCTTCGTTTCTATTCGTCGTCGTCACTCTTACCCAGCTCAACTTGTAAAACCTCACGGGCGACCACTTCACAGCGGTCCCAGGCCTCTTTCATGAGCTTGTTGGCTTCACCGGTATGTTTACTCATATCATAGCCAGCTTTACCAAGCTTTCTAATGGTGCCAAACATGCCACCTTTTTTGCCATAGGCACAGGCCAGAATGACTTTGGAGTTGTGGCCCCCCATACGGGGATAGACCTTCTCCCATACCTCTTTTTCACAGTATTTTACAATGGCTGTGGCCAACATTTGTGCGGGCAGAGAGTCACCACGAACCGCTTTGGTTGCCTTAACCAGCTCTTTATTACGGCTGGGTTGAATGATCACTTTGTGGATCAACTGTGTCACCACCACATGAGCAGCAGGGGTGGTCTCTGTCACATATTTTTCCAGCAGCGAGACCAGCGCAGGTACTTCAACCATCTCCACCAGACGTTTGGCCAGGATCTGTGCCCCTGCTTCATTATCCTTAACCGCGGTCAGTGCCCGTACACAGGGCTCTACCGGCAGCGACTTAACGTTGGCTACACCGGTTGCCAAAACCACCGCACCGGGGCTTAAGGGATCGATCAGTTTAATGGCCTCAAGCATCTGTTCCAGTGCCCCTTTACCAATCACTTCCATGGTGAGGGTGATCTCCACCTCTTCCTGATTTTTCGGGCAGGAGGCGATGGCTCGGAGCAGATGGTTGATGGTACCCATCTCTGCAATACCCGCGGCCAGTTTTTGCATGGCCACTTTGTTGACCCCGGAGACTTTCAACGCATCAATCAGAGGGTTGATCCCTTTACGGGCGACGACCTGATCCACCAACAAGGCGACCATATCTGAATTTTTGCGTACCCGCGTTAGGGCTTCGACCAGGTTATAGGCTTTGACTTCTGGGTGGTTGATAACCGCTTCAACCACTTTGCGCAGGTCAGCCTTTTTGTCTTCAATTTTGACCAGAGGTGCCAATGTACCAATGAGTGGTGCCATTTTGCCTTCAGCAATGACCTCGTCCACATCAATCTTGGAACCGGGTTTAAAACCACCGGTGGCACTTTGATCATCCATAACATCGGGGTTGGCCTCAACAATCACCTCCTCTTCACGTGCAGTGAAGCGACTATCAAGATTTTCCAATGCCTTGCCAGATTTATCGCCAAGGGATTTGGACAATTGATCTTTAATGCTGTCCAGCTGTTTCTGGGTAAAGTTGTCCCGTGCCATTTGGCTCAACCTTCCAAACCTAAGAGGTAGTGATGAGTATTTGATAGTTATCGGGTTTTAACCATATTTGCACCAATTGATGGCAAACGCCCCTATGCCATGGTGGTCAGATTATGGTAACTTCCCATCTCATAGGGTAGCAGATCAACCGGATTGAATGCAAAAGTTGCTAACGGGTCTGATTTGTAAATTTTTCTCTTCATCTTGTATGAACACCCCATTGGGCGATTATAAGCCTTCACTGCTAAGAGAGTATCCAGGCCATGACCAGTGATCCTGTTGCCATCAACGCATTTGTAGATGATATCGATGAAGCGCAGTTGCAGCGCTATATGAAAAGCCCATTTTTGGCGGTTGATACCGAGACCATGGGATTGGACTTTAATCGAGACCGCCTATGTGTCGTGCAAATGTGTGATGTTGCCGGTGAGGTAAGTGTTGTACAGATCCGCAACTATCAGGCGCCTCGCTTAAAGCTGTTGATGGAGGCCCAAGAGGTTGAGAAAATTTTTCACTTTGCCCGGTTTGATCTGGCCACCATGAAAAAATGGTTGGGCATCCACATTAACCCTGTGTTCTGTACCAAAATAGCTTCCAAGCTGGTGCGCACCTATACAGGTAGCCATGGTTTGAAGGATGTCAGCCGTGAGCTGGTGGGTGTGGAGATGGATAAACAGCAACAATCCTCGGATTGGGGGGCGGAGACGCTAACCCCTGAACAGCTCCAGTATGCCGCCAGTGATGTCATCTATTTGGTTGAGATACGGGCCAAGCTGGTTGAGATGCTCAAGCGTGAGGGGCGTATGGCACTGGCGCAACAAACCATGGCCTTTTTACCGACACGGGTTGAGTTGGATCTACTGGGTTGGAATGACCACGATATTTTTTCCCACAGTTCCAAATAGGGCGTTTGGTTCATGGACCCGCGTGGCTCTACAGCCTTGGTCACAGGAGCAGGACGCCGCATTGGTGCGGTGATCGCCCAAGCGCTGGCGAAAGCTGGTATGGATGTAGCGGTCCACTACAGCGGCTCGGAAGCAGGAGCTCAGGCCTGTTGTGCGCATATTCACAACTTGGGTCGCCGGGCAATACCGTTTGCCGCAGATCTGAGTGATTGGGATCAGGCGCAACATTTGTTACCTCGTGTCGTGGAGCAAATGGGGCCCGTACAGGTGTTGGTCAACAGTGCGGCGATTTTTGAGCGTAGCGGGGTGTTGGATCAGGACGCCCAAAGTTGGCGACGCCATATGGCCATTAATTTGGAAGCCCCCATGCTGTTGATGCAGGCTTTTGCCCAGCAGTGGCCGACACCGCGCCATACCGACAAACCTGGACGCATTGTCAATATCCTAGACCGCCGTGTTTTGGCGCCGCCTCCGGGTCATTTGGCATATAATGCGGCAAAGGGTGGTTTATGGAGCCTGACACGGGTTGCGGCGGCGGAGTTGGCACCGCAGATTAGTGTCAACGGTGTGGGACCAGGACCGATTTTGCCTGCGGCGGGTGAGCCAGAGGGCTATTTTAATGAGCTTATCGCCACGACACCCATGCAACGGGGTGGAACACCGGAAGAGGTGGCGGCGGCGGTGCTCTATTTTATTCAAAATGGCTTTGTCACCGGGCAGATGATCTGTGTGGATGGCGGCGAACATCTATAAAACGTGGGTTAAACCATCATGACGACGCAACAACCGTTGGACCGTATTCAAATTAAAGATCTTTTGCTGCGCTGTATCATTGGTATTATCGATTGGGAGCGTACCACCCTACAGGATGTGGTGATCAACTGTACGTTACATGTCGATCTACGTGCTGCGGGTGCATCGGATGATATTGATGATACCGTTAATTATAAGAGCTTGAATAAAAAGATTATTGAGTTGGTCGAGGGCTCCTCTTTCTTTTTGGTGGAAGCCATGGCCGAGGCCATTGCCAAGCTTGGTTTGGAGGATCCACGGGTCAAGTTGTGTGAGGTCACGGTAGAAAAGCCAGGCGCACTGCGCTTTGCTCGATCGGTGGGTGTGACCGTGGTGCGGGGCCAGGATGGCTAAGAAGGGTTCAGCCCCTCTACAAATGGTGCCGTGTGATGGACCGCTGCTCATTGCTTTTGGTGCCAATATTGATCCCCATATCCATCTTCAGCAGGGGCTGCAACAGCTGCATGAACGGCTGGGTATTGTTGCCATCTCCACGGTGTACCGTTCTGAACCCCTGGGTGGGGCACCTGGAGATCCGCCCTTTTTAAATGGTGCCTTGCAGCTTAAACAGGCACCTAAACCTTGGGATTTACGCTATCTGTTGCGTCAGGTTGAGGCAGCCCAAGGACGTGTACGGGGTAAAAACCCCAACGCACCTCGAACGTTGGACTTGGATATCGCCTTAATGGGCGACCAGGTGATTCAAGCCCCCCCTCTGCGTATTCCCGATCCAGATCTGCCCCAGCGCGCTTTTTTGGCCCTTCCCTTAGCCCAGTTGGCACCAGATTGGGTTCATCCCCAGTTGGGCCAGACCTTGGCGCACATTGCCACGACGTTTAATCCGCTGCCTTTGGACATGACGGTCGATGCAGATGCGACCCGTCGTTTGGCTCAAATACTCACTTAACAACACGATTTAATATTTAGTTAGAGGTTTCTTCGTAGCCGCTATGCCCCATAAAAGGATCGTGCACGTTGAACCATGTGTGAGAAAGATTTGATGCACATGGGCCGATTCAATGTATGTTAAAGTAGCGATGGGCATAAAATAAGATGATTGATTTCCGCATTTAAAAGGTTTTCTCATGGGTTGTCTGAACTGCATTCGCCATGGTTTTCTCATCGGCCTTATTTGGGCTATGGGTTTACTGTTTCCGCTTATCCATACGGCCACAGCGGCACCAAACCCCATTACTGTCGGGGTCTATCAAAACAAACCCATGATCTTTCTGGATGAAAAAGGGGAGGTCCAAGGTCTCTACAAAGAGGTTATCGAGATTATTGCCCAACGTGAGGGCTGGAATATCGAATACCGCTATGGGACATGGAGCGAGCTGCTCGAGCAGCTGCAAAAGGGGGAGTTGGATCTACTCGGGGCCATTGCCTATACCCCAGCCCGTGACCGTACCATGGATTTCAGTAAAGAGAGTTTTTTTGTCAACTGGGGGCAGGTCTTTACCCGTCAGACAGGCTCCATCCAATCGTTTCCAGATTTGGATGGTAAAAAAGTGGGGGGGCTTAAAGGGGATATCTATGCCATTAAGTTTATGGAGCTGGTCAAAAAGTTTGACATCAATGTGCAGATGCAGATGTTTGACAGCTATAACTATGTGCTGGATGCGGTGCAAAAAGGGGATATAGATGCCGGTGTGGTTAACCGCTTGGTAGGGTCTGTGCAAAGCCGCCGTTTTCATGTCAGTGCCACCCCTATTGTGTTTAACCCTGTTGAGGTGACCTTGGCGGTACCGGAAGGTAAACATGGGATGTTGTTGGCGACTTTGGAAGCCAACTTAGCGGCCATGAAAGCCAATAAAAGCTCAGCATTTTATGAAGTGTTTAACCGCTGGCTTGGGGGCGAGAAAAAGAAGTCGATGTTGCCTCCATGGATTACCCAAGCTTTTTGGGTGGTTGTGGGCATTATTATCGCGCTGCTGTTGCTTAACTTTTTACTCAACCGCAAAGTACACAGCCGTACGGTACGCCTAAAACAGGAGGTTGCCGAGCGCCAGGAGGCAGAAAGAGCCCTGCAACGGGCCCATGATGATCTGGAGCGTCGGGTCCTGGATCGTACCCAGGAGCTGGAGGTCAGTGAGCTGCGTTTTCGGAATTTGTTCAATGCCTCATTGGTGCCGCTGTTCCGTACCCCGGTTGAAGGGGGGCGGGTGATCTTGGCCAACCCAGCGTTGGTGCAGATGTTTGGCTTTGAGAGTGTGGAGGAGATGATCGCTCTGCATGATCCCATCTCCTCTTATGCCGATCCAAAGGTTCGGGCCCGGTTTATTGAAATCCTGCAACGGGATGGCCGGGTGGAGAGTTTTGATTCAGAGCTCATTCGAGCCGATGGCAGCCACTTTTTTGCGGAGATGAGTGCGATTCTCTATCCTGAGGCGGACTATCTGGAAGGCTCCATCATTGATGTTACCCAGCGTAAACGTACCGAGCGCGCACTCTTACAAGCCAAACAGAGTGCAGAACGGGCCAACCGTGCAAAAAGTGAATTCCTCGCTACCTTAAGTCATGAGATCCGTACACCCCTCAACGGTATTATTGGTCTGCTATCCGCTCTGCAGGAGAGTAAGCTGGATCTCAAACAGAAGGAGCAGGTGACCCTTATTAGCCGCTCGTCCAATCTACTGCTGGATCTGCTGAATGACATTCTTGATTTTTCCAAGATTGAAGCAGGCCAGTTGGTTTTAGAGCAAGTTCCTTTTCAACCCTTGGAAATGATGGCAGATGTTTGTGCTTGTCTGTCTGAGAATGCTGCCCAAAAAGGGGTGGTTTTATCGCACCAAACGCAAGGATGGATCCCTCCAGCCCTGCTGGGGGACGCTGTTCGTATTCGCCAAATTTTGCTTAATTTAACCAACAATGCGGTGAAGTTTACCCATCAAGGTGAAGTGGCTGTCCATTTATGGGGTTTGGATGATGAGCCAGAGATACTACCTGCGTGGGTCTCCTTACGCTTTGAGGTGGTTGATACCGGGGTGGGTATTGCGGCTGCGGATCTGGAGCGGGTCTTTGACCCCTTCTGTCAGGCTGACAGTGCGGTGAACCGCCACCATAGCGGTACCGGTTTGGGGCTCTCTATCTGTAAACGGTTGGTTGAGGTCATGGGTGGTGAGATGTGGGCGGAGAGCCAGGAAGGCCAGGGCAGTACCTTCCGCTTTACCCTCTCATTACCCCCTGTTGAGTTGAAGCCTGAACAGTTAGAAGGGGCGATTGATCCGGATGATGTCTTCCCCATGCGCGTGTTGCTGGTGGAGGATGATCCGGTTAACCAAATGGTCGCTGTCGAGCTGCTGGAGAGTGCTGGGCATAAGGTGGACGTGGCAGAAAATGGCGCCACGGGCTTGGTCAAAGCGCAGGAAGCCTCCTATGATCTTATTCTTATGGATATCCGCATGCCGGGTATGGATGGTATTACGGCAACCCGTATGCTGCGTGAATTTGAAACAGCGGAAGGTAAAGGGCGTGTACCCATACTCGGTTTAACGGCTGATACACTCAAAGATACACTACTGGCTTGCCGTGAAGCTGGTATGGACGATGTATTGACCAAGCCAGTTCGGGTCCATGTATTGGCTCAGCGGGTTGCTTCACTGGGGCTGGACAACCAATAGATTTCATCTGTTTGAGGGTGGTGCGGGTTAACCCCGGTTTTCTCAGTGGGGTAGGGCTCTTCTGCTTGATAACCCTGTGTTGAACTTTCCGCTTCCCATGACCCTTTGTTTTAGACCATACGCTACCAAAACGAGGGGTTCTGCACCTCTTACCCTTCATTCTAGACCATACGCTACCAAACGAAGGGTTCCATACTTCGGTTTCATTGAGCTCTTTTGCAACGGTCATGAACACCATGGGTCAAGCGCAGCGTGGTGGACACCCCCACCTAAACATGAACGTAGGGCGTACATAGCGGCTCCAGCCTTTACGCGTGTTAAAGCGTGTATGGGCGGGCTTAGGGGTTAAAGTCTCTGTTGGCTCTGTGTGGGCAAAGGGTCTGGGGGTAGGCCAGAGATACCGGGGGTTACCCATGTATCTCTGGCTACGCCAGAAAAAGATGTGTGGAGCCAAACATGCAACATACAGCCAGGGTTGGCTTGTTGTTTTGGGCCCGATAATCACGCCATAGGGTAAGACGCAATGTTGGGTTTGTGCTCAGGGGGGGTGTGCAGGGGGTTAACCGCGCAACCCCTTAAAGAACTGACCCACGGCCTCGGCACCCTCTTTGACATGCAGATCCAGAGCAGCGCTACCCACGACAGCAATTTCTGCTTTGCCTTTTAGGTAGGCGACATCTTCAGGGCTACGTACCCCAAAACCCACAGCCAATGGGGCATGGGTGGCCACGCGGCAACGCTTAATAAAGGTTCCAACACTGTCATCAAAGGCTGTTTTACCACCGGTCACACCCCGGCGGGCCACACAGTAGACAAATCCATCGGCCTCGGCACCGATCTTAACCAGGCGTTCATCCTGGCTGGTTGGGGTCATTAACTGTACCCAATCCATGCCAGCTTGGCGGCTTTGTGCAATCAGGTCTGTGGCCTCTTCCAGTGGAATATCAGGAATAATTAACCCCTTCACACCAAGATCGGCGGCTTCGGTAATAAACTTCTCCATACCGTAGGCCATAAGAATATTGGTGTAGGTCATAATTAAAAAAGGGATCTTGAACTCGGCAACTACCTCACGAATAAACTGCAACCCTTCTTTGACTTTAAAACCACCATCCAAAGAGGCCTGATTGGCGCGAGCAATGGTTGGACCATCGGCAATGGGTTCAGAAAACGGAATCTGCAACTCCATAAGATCCACACCATTTTCAACCATGGCCTTGATCACTTCACGGTTGGCTTCCAAGGAGGGATAACCCAGGACGATGTGGGACATTAACAGAATATCCTGTTTGTCCAACTTGGCCTTAATGGTGCCCGCCAGGGCGCTGGGGCGACTCATGCTTCTTCTCCCTTTTCTGCCGCGTAGATGGCAGCCCGCTCTTGAATGTAGGCTTTCCACTTGGCATCCCCCAATGCATCGGCAATGGTAAAGATATCTTTATCACCCCGGCCAGAGAGGTTGATGATCACCACAGCATCCTCTTTTAGGTTGGGCAGTTCCTTAAGGGCACCCGCAACAGCATGGCTGGATTCTAACGCAGGGATGATCCCCTCGGATTTCACCATTCGTTTTAGCGCCTCAATGACCTCCACATCGGTGGCCGCTTCAAAACGGACCCGGCCACTGTCGTGCAGGTCGGCAAGGATGGGCGAAACCCCCACATAGTCCAAACCAGCTGCAACAGAGTGGGTATGACGCATCTGGCCATCACCATCTTGCAAGAAGTAGGTTTTATAGCCTTGGGCAATGCCCACGGTGCTTTTACCCGAAGCAATCCGTGCGGCATGGTTATGGCCATCCAGCCCCAAACCACCGGCCTCCACGCCAATCAGCTCAACCTCTTTGTGGTCCAAAAAGCCTTGGAAGATCCCCATGGCGTTGGATCCACCCCCCACACAGGCATAGACATGATCGGGTAAGCGGCCCTCTTGCTCCAAGATTTGCGCTTTGGCCTCATGACCAATAACCGACTGGAACCAGGAGACCATCTCAGGGAAGGGGTGCGCTCCACAGGCGGTGCCCAAGACATAGTGGGTCTCATCCATGCTGCCAACCCAGTCGCGCATGGCTTCATTAACGGCATCTTTTAGGGTTTGTGAACCAGAGGTTACAGGTATAACCGTTGCCCCCATCTGTTCCATCCAGAAGACATTGGGACGTTGGCGGGCCACATCTTTGGCACCCATGTAGATGGTACACTCCAAGCCTAGCCGTGCAGCCATCGTGGCGGTAGCTACGCCGTGCTGCCCCGCACCGGTTTCCGCAATAACCCGTGTTTTACCCATGCGGCGTACCAGCAAGCCTTGGCCCATGACATTGTTGGCTTTATGGGCGCCTGTCTGATTCAGATCTTCCCGCTTGATATAGACCTTGCGGTTACCATGGGCTTTGGAAAGATTTTCAGCATAGGTTAGGGGCGTAGGGCGGCCAGAGTAGTTACGCATCAGCTCCAGATATTCTTGCCAAAACGATGCATCGGCTCGGGCGGCTTCATAATCCGCTGTAAGCTGAGAGAAGGTTTGGTGCAGAATTTCAGGGATAAATGCGCCACCGAAGGCGCCAAAGTAACCTTTGGACATGACAGGCTCGAAGCTCCAGAAGGACCAAAATGGATAAATTCATCAATCCAACAGCATACCGTTAGCGGAGAAAGGAGCCAAGCTTTTCCTCTTTTCGCTCCCCATTGGTGGTTGATACTAGGAAAAACCTCTGCTTTTGAAGTCCGCCACTTTTTAATAGAAATTTCGGTCGATACAAAACCTTACAGAGATCAAGTTCCATATTAGTACATGCTGTTTCATACAAAAAATAAGGATGTTATGGCTTTTTGATGGATGATGCGTTATAAAAACCGTGATTGTAGCCCATTCGGGAGAAGTGGCTTCATTCGTGATATACATGGTTTAAGTGTGCTATAATGTAGCATCACTTGTTACACTGAGGCGTCTGAATTCTGACCTGAATTCTGATGTGGGTTTATAGAGGGATGATCCTCTATAGCCATGATCAAGTATATTTTGGTTCGTACACGCCGGTACTTTTTTGCATGATGGTCAACCGGCTGTGTGGCTTTTGGATCGTTCTGAGCATTTGCGACGAGAGGAACTCAAGATGGCGAAGAAAGTTGGTATGCGTTCCCTGTTGGCTGGTATGGCACTGGCCTTGGGTTTGATGAGTGGCAGCGCGGTTGCGTCTGATAAGCATGAGATCTCTTTTAAGGAGGATGTCTATCCCATCATCACCTACCGCTGTCTAGAGTGCCATGTCCAAGGTGGACCTGGTATGGTCTACAGTGGTTTAGATCTGCAAACCTATGAAGGTTTGATGCGCGGCGTCAAGTTGCGGACCCGTACCCAATCGGGCCAGCAGTATGCACCTGTGGTGATGCCTGGTAAGCCGTTGTTGAGTAATTTGTTGGTGCTGGTGAGTGGTAAAGCGGGTATCCGCATGCCCCATAACCGCCGTCGCTTGACCAAGTGTGAGATTGATACCATCCGTAAGTGGATCCGTCAGGGCGCCCAGAATAACTAACGGCAACTGCGGTACAGAATAAGTAAGCTCAAAACGCCCCGTTCCTTGTGACGGGGCGTTTTGTTATTTATGGTCTTCTACGGTAGCTCTTCGTTTCTGTCCCTTGCAGAGGATGTGTGTGATGAAGGTTCGTAAGGCAGTTTTTCCAGTTGCAGGTCTTGGTACACGATTTCTTCCCGCCACTAAGGTGGTGCCTAAGGAGATGCTGTCGGTGGTCGATACCCCACTGATTCAGTATGCCGTGGAGGAGGCTTGGGCCGCAGGGATTGAAGAGATCATTCTGGTGACCGGTCGGGGTAAAAGCCTGCTGATGGACCAGTTTGACCATATGTTTGAGCTGGAAGATACTTTGCGCCGCCGTGGTAAAGAGGTTTTGCTCAGTATCTCCCATGAACCGATCCCGGATGCGGGGACGGTTGTTGCAACCCGTCAGCAGGAGCCACTGGGTTTGGGGCATGCGGTATGGTGTGCCCGTTATTTGGTGGGGGATGAACCGTTTGCCGTTATTCTGCCTGATGATCTGGTTCATGCTCAAAAGCCAGTCCTAAAGCAGATGGTGGAGCGTTTTGAGCAGCTACAATCCAGTATGATGGCGGTTATGGAGGTTGATCCTGACCAGACCAACAAATATGGCATTTTGGATGGTGGCGCTGAGAAGAATGGTGTCTGGCCTGTCAAAGGTTTGGTGGAAAAACCGGATCCAGCCGAAGCACCTTCCAATTTGGCGATTATTGGACGCTACATTTTAACACCAGAAATTTTCACCCTGCTGGAAACCATTCCCCGTGGAGCTGGGGGTGAAATTCAATTGACCGACGCCATGGCAGAGCTGCTTAAAACACAATCGATCTATGGCTTCCGTTTTGATGGCACCCGGTATGACTGTGGGGATAAAGCTGGTTTCCAAATGGCGTCTCTGGCATTAAGCATGGAGCGGG harbors:
- a CDS encoding ribonuclease D; this translates as MTSDPVAINAFVDDIDEAQLQRYMKSPFLAVDTETMGLDFNRDRLCVVQMCDVAGEVSVVQIRNYQAPRLKLLMEAQEVEKIFHFARFDLATMKKWLGIHINPVFCTKIASKLVRTYTGSHGLKDVSRELVGVEMDKQQQSSDWGAETLTPEQLQYAASDVIYLVEIRAKLVEMLKREGRMALAQQTMAFLPTRVELDLLGWNDHDIFSHSSK
- a CDS encoding SDR family oxidoreductase, giving the protein MDPRGSTALVTGAGRRIGAVIAQALAKAGMDVAVHYSGSEAGAQACCAHIHNLGRRAIPFAADLSDWDQAQHLLPRVVEQMGPVQVLVNSAAIFERSGVLDQDAQSWRRHMAINLEAPMLLMQAFAQQWPTPRHTDKPGRIVNILDRRVLAPPPGHLAYNAAKGGLWSLTRVAAAELAPQISVNGVGPGPILPAAGEPEGYFNELIATTPMQRGGTPEEVAAAVLYFIQNGFVTGQMICVDGGEHL
- the folB gene encoding dihydroneopterin aldolase, coding for MTTQQPLDRIQIKDLLLRCIIGIIDWERTTLQDVVINCTLHVDLRAAGASDDIDDTVNYKSLNKKIIELVEGSSFFLVEAMAEAIAKLGLEDPRVKLCEVTVEKPGALRFARSVGVTVVRGQDG
- the folK gene encoding 2-amino-4-hydroxy-6-hydroxymethyldihydropteridine diphosphokinase, which encodes MAKKGSAPLQMVPCDGPLLIAFGANIDPHIHLQQGLQQLHERLGIVAISTVYRSEPLGGAPGDPPFLNGALQLKQAPKPWDLRYLLRQVEAAQGRVRGKNPNAPRTLDLDIALMGDQVIQAPPLRIPDPDLPQRAFLALPLAQLAPDWVHPQLGQTLAHIATTFNPLPLDMTVDADATRRLAQILT
- a CDS encoding ATP-binding protein, whose translation is MGCLNCIRHGFLIGLIWAMGLLFPLIHTATAAPNPITVGVYQNKPMIFLDEKGEVQGLYKEVIEIIAQREGWNIEYRYGTWSELLEQLQKGELDLLGAIAYTPARDRTMDFSKESFFVNWGQVFTRQTGSIQSFPDLDGKKVGGLKGDIYAIKFMELVKKFDINVQMQMFDSYNYVLDAVQKGDIDAGVVNRLVGSVQSRRFHVSATPIVFNPVEVTLAVPEGKHGMLLATLEANLAAMKANKSSAFYEVFNRWLGGEKKKSMLPPWITQAFWVVVGIIIALLLLNFLLNRKVHSRTVRLKQEVAERQEAERALQRAHDDLERRVLDRTQELEVSELRFRNLFNASLVPLFRTPVEGGRVILANPALVQMFGFESVEEMIALHDPISSYADPKVRARFIEILQRDGRVESFDSELIRADGSHFFAEMSAILYPEADYLEGSIIDVTQRKRTERALLQAKQSAERANRAKSEFLATLSHEIRTPLNGIIGLLSALQESKLDLKQKEQVTLISRSSNLLLDLLNDILDFSKIEAGQLVLEQVPFQPLEMMADVCACLSENAAQKGVVLSHQTQGWIPPALLGDAVRIRQILLNLTNNAVKFTHQGEVAVHLWGLDDEPEILPAWVSLRFEVVDTGVGIAAADLERVFDPFCQADSAVNRHHSGTGLGLSICKRLVEVMGGEMWAESQEGQGSTFRFTLSLPPVELKPEQLEGAIDPDDVFPMRVLLVEDDPVNQMVAVELLESAGHKVDVAENGATGLVKAQEASYDLILMDIRMPGMDGITATRMLREFETAEGKGRVPILGLTADTLKDTLLACREAGMDDVLTKPVRVHVLAQRVASLGLDNQ
- the trpA gene encoding tryptophan synthase subunit alpha, with translation MSRPSALAGTIKAKLDKQDILLMSHIVLGYPSLEANREVIKAMVENGVDLMELQIPFSEPIADGPTIARANQASLDGGFKVKEGLQFIREVVAEFKIPFLIMTYTNILMAYGMEKFITEAADLGVKGLIIPDIPLEEATDLIAQSRQAGMDWVQLMTPTSQDERLVKIGAEADGFVYCVARRGVTGGKTAFDDSVGTFIKRCRVATHAPLAVGFGVRSPEDVAYLKGKAEIAVVGSAALDLHVKEGAEAVGQFFKGLRG
- the trpB gene encoding tryptophan synthase subunit beta translates to MSKGYFGAFGGAFIPEILHQTFSQLTADYEAARADASFWQEYLELMRNYSGRPTPLTYAENLSKAHGNRKVYIKREDLNQTGAHKANNVMGQGLLVRRMGKTRVIAETGAGQHGVATATMAARLGLECTIYMGAKDVARQRPNVFWMEQMGATVIPVTSGSQTLKDAVNEAMRDWVGSMDETHYVLGTACGAHPFPEMVSWFQSVIGHEAKAQILEQEGRLPDHVYACVGGGSNAMGIFQGFLDHKEVELIGVEAGGLGLDGHNHAARIASGKSTVGIAQGYKTYFLQDGDGQMRHTHSVAAGLDYVGVSPILADLHDSGRVRFEAATDVEVIEALKRMVKSEGIIPALESSHAVAGALKELPNLKEDAVVIINLSGRGDKDIFTIADALGDAKWKAYIQERAAIYAAEKGEEA
- the galU gene encoding UTP--glucose-1-phosphate uridylyltransferase GalU encodes the protein MKVRKAVFPVAGLGTRFLPATKVVPKEMLSVVDTPLIQYAVEEAWAAGIEEIILVTGRGKSLLMDQFDHMFELEDTLRRRGKEVLLSISHEPIPDAGTVVATRQQEPLGLGHAVWCARYLVGDEPFAVILPDDLVHAQKPVLKQMVERFEQLQSSMMAVMEVDPDQTNKYGILDGGAEKNGVWPVKGLVEKPDPAEAPSNLAIIGRYILTPEIFTLLETIPRGAGGEIQLTDAMAELLKTQSIYGFRFDGTRYDCGDKAGFQMASLALSMERDELKGKMLEFIQANLADWSKT